The Streptomyces sp. NBC_00775 genome includes the window GCGGGGGCTCCTTCCCGGCCGAAGTCGTGGAAGAAGATCGAGGCGACGAACGACCTGCACGCCGGGTAGAGGACGGCAGGGCGGCCCGGGGGTACGACCACCCCGGGCCGCCTAGTGCGTCACGGACGCCGACTCCAACTCGGCTACCCGGGTGAGGAGTTCCTCCCTGCCGATCGCGTCGGTCCGCGTCGACGGCACGGTGCAGGCATGGGCACCGGCCACCGTGCCGTAGAGGGCGCAGCGCTTCGGCGGCTCACCGTTCAGCCGGCCGAGGAGGAAGCCGGCCGCGAAGGCGTCGCCGGCCCCGTTCGTGTCCACCACCGGCGTGCGGGGCACGACCGCCGGGATGTGGGTCATCTCGTCGTCGGCCAGCAGGTACGCGCCGTCGGCTCCGGCCGTGGCGACGACCACCTCGGCCCGGCCCCGCTCGACGATCCGGCGCATCGTCCGCTCCGGGTCCGTCAGGGCGGTGGCGGACAGGAACACGACGTCGGCGGCGTGGGCGAACGGCTCGTGATAGGGGTTGGCGCCGTCCCAGTCGTGCAGGTCGGTCGAGAGGGTCACCCCGGCCTCCCGCAGCGCCGGCAGGGCGAAGGCGCAGGGGTAGGTGATGGAGACGTGCGCATGGCGGCTTGCCCTGGCCAGCGCCCGGACCTTCTCCTCGGGCAGCCGGTCCGATTCCCGCGAGCGGCTCTCGTCGTACAGCGACAACCGGCGCCCGTCGGGGCCCACGAGGTTGACCGCGCGCTTGGTGCCGCCGGGCTGGAGGACGTCGGTGAGCGCGATGCCCCGGTCGCGGTGCAGTGCGCGGACCAGCTCGCCCTCGTGGTCGTCGCCGATCAGGTCGAGGTGGTGGGTGCGCAGGCCGAGAGCGTGCACGCCGAGCGCGACGAAGTCCCCGGTCTGGCCCGCGCGGGTCTCGATCCCGGGCCTGATCATGTAGCTGTCGGCGAACGGGAGCGGCAGTTCGGGGACGTGGACGAT containing:
- a CDS encoding adenosine kinase, which gives rise to MSRDIDVLVLGGAGVDTIVHVPELPLPFADSYMIRPGIETRAGQTGDFVALGVHALGLRTHHLDLIGDDHEGELVRALHRDRGIALTDVLQPGGTKRAVNLVGPDGRRLSLYDESRSRESDRLPEEKVRALARASRHAHVSITYPCAFALPALREAGVTLSTDLHDWDGANPYHEPFAHAADVVFLSATALTDPERTMRRIVERGRAEVVVATAGADGAYLLADDEMTHIPAVVPRTPVVDTNGAGDAFAAGFLLGRLNGEPPKRCALYGTVAGAHACTVPSTRTDAIGREELLTRVAELESASVTH